TGATATCAGCCTGCTTTGCGTCTCCTGTTTGGCGATGTCACCTTCTTACATGCGCATGTCCCACCTGTTCTCATGTAAGTGAATAATCAGTGGAATTTACCATCTCAGATTTGTTAAAATCTAGCAACATTTGTGGATATATTCAGATTTGGTGTGTGTTCAAAATATGTTGCACATTTCTCTGTTAGGCGATGAGTCTGAAGAATCATGTACATATcaggttttatttgtttctgatGTTTTCTCTGTGCCTTCTGTGTTTATTAGGGTTATCCTTTATGTGCCAGGGTTCTCTGTTTGGGTTATGTCATGTTTTGCTTTGAAGATTAGTTCTAATGTGTCTCCttgtagttttacttcctgcttACCTTGCATGCCcacttttgtgtttgtctgccCCGCTCTCATTAGTTCCACCTGTGTTTGATGGGCTTCACCTCTGTCTAATGCTATATAGTCCTGCCTTTCCCTTTGTCAGTGCATCTGTTTGTGCGCCATGTGTTCTTGTAGCATTTGTCATGCTTTTAGTCTGGGATTGCTGTTTTCCTTTAGGCTATGTGTGCCTGGATGTTAATCAGCCTCTTTGTCCTGCATTTGGACTGTGTGTTTCAGTGCTTCCTGGAACTGAGATAACAATATTGAGTATGTGTGGAGGTTACTGAGATTACTGTGAAACATTCACTGGTTGCATGAGCTCATTCTTTAATGCAATGTTTTAGGGGGGGAAAATCAATAGATAgatgtatatatatagagagagagatggatatATATTGGAAGGGTAGCTTAATGGTCAAAGTTTTGTTgatgaaactgtttttatttttaattgttgcACAGGTCATGTTCTTGCCGTTTCACCTAACGTGGGTAAACACACATTAGTGTTTTGCCCACATTATCCTGGGAAGGGTTTGGATCTTGGGTTTTACAGCATTCCCAATAATGGTAACACTTGAGGAAAAGCATTTTTCATGAACAGTCTCTTCTAAGAATTCTGTACAATTTGCAAAAAGCAGGCAATGCAGGCAAAAGAGTGACAGACCTCTAATTGAACATATTAATGTCATTTTGATTCCCCATAGGGCTTTTCTGTAGGATTCTCATGTATTGTAGGTGTAACTTCATGCTCTTTAGGAAGAATATGTGCATTTGGGTGCTTTGGATCCACCAGATAAGACTGAGTGGAGTGGTGTGCAGGTCCTGAAACGATAACAAAcagtggatttttttctttttctgtcaggTTTGGTAAACAGGCTGTGCACACTGACAGAGTGAAATGAAGTTCAGAGTGAAAATCTGGCAGTTAAAGGTGCCCCACACAATGCTGGCTTATCAGGGAGTCAGTGGTGGAACATATGGACCGGATGTTTCTGCCAGGCTTCCTGGGCCCCTGTCTACATGTTTTATCACACTGATGCTTTATGAccgacattttttttttcttttttgtaatctGTTCAAAGTAAAAGGTGACcccagtttaaaaataaataaatacacatttttacatgtattttttaaataaaaaaaaataaaacaatgtataATTGGAGAAGACATTGGCGCTTTCACCATGAACAGATGAATGATGCTGGGTGTTATTGTTTGGTAcatgctgccatcttctggtTCTTCCAGTTAGCCTCTGCATTACACCAAAGTACTTCTCTGCGAACGGGGATGGATCGTCTACATAACTGTCCAGGTTCACCATAGACTTTGCGCTACTGTAGACTCGACCTCTGCGAGCATGTGGCTATCTGGAAATGTGCTGTTTACTTTAAATAAGCGCAAATAAATAAGAACAACAGATTCAAATTGTCCTGTGTTCATAATCTCATTTTCTATTTCAGCATtgcaacattttaaataatacttTTCAAAAACCTGCATTATATATTTATAGCAAATTTGTGTTGAATTGAGAAGGCAATTATCCTGTAATTAACATTGTTTCAGTGCATCTGCGAGCATCTCAGCTTTACCTCTCCAACTTTGTCTCCAACCTACTCAACCTGATCTGTCCCTCTCATAtctcccaatgaaaatcttagTCTAGTCAACTCAGTACCACCTCCACCCCCTGTCTTTATGTTAGTGCAAACATGTCCAAACCATACATTTTAACAGGTCTCATTACTATCATGTAAACATTTTTCAGTCTCGCTGCTATCCCTCTGTCACCGATCCCACCTTGACACCCGTTGCTTTGGCTCTCAAACTTAAATGTATCCACTTTCACTACCTCCACTCCGTGTAGCTTCTCTCCCTCTCAGCtgcatgtattctgtcttgcttttATTCAGTTTCATTCCTTTTCTCTagtgcatacctccacctctcccaGACATTGCCTACAAACATCATAGTCCACGGAGACTCCTGTCTGACCTCATCTAtcagcctgtccatcaccactgcaaacaaggAGGGTTCAGAGCTGATCCCTGATGTAATTCCACCCCCACCTCGAACCCATCTGGCACTCATACCGCACACCTTACCATTGTTTTACCGTCTTCATAAATGTTGTGCGCCATCTTTACATACTTCTGTCACTCCTGACCTCCTGACTGAAAGTAAATGTTATGTGTGTAATGCACTTTCTTGGCAGGAAACCACACTCAGGCTTGTTGATGATCCCCTCTCTTCTTAACTTAGTTTCAACAACGCTTTCACATAGCTTCATGGCAGGGCTCAACAACTTTATCCCTGCATAGCTTGAAAATCAGTACCAGTTCTTCCCCATTCCTCAGACATGCTGTCACGCTGAACACAGATTGTGTTAAACAGTCTTGTTTAAATCACTTTCCATCTCTTGTAGACATCTGAGCACTTCTACAGGTATTTGGACCAAATGCATTTTCATTCATCGCCCTCATTTCCTCCTTACTAATTCTCTGCACTTCCTTGATTCTCTTTCCTCTATCCGCATTCCTCTTTCTCTAATTTTCTACATTGTTTCCTTGAAAGCTGTgccatgtaaaatatatattaaaaactaCATGATTTGCTGGTAATGAATCATACCAAGACAACATCAAATATTGAAACAGAAGTTTTTTactgtacatttctaaaaacaaCACACTGTGTTTACTGGGGGAGACCCAGGAGTACATGTTGCTGTGAAAGCAAAATATTTTACAATCTTTGCTTAATGAAGGATTTCAACTGCTCAACAGTTCAGGCATTGGTGCTATGCGGACCAATGGCCTCCATACCATCATACGTGCTGGCATTTGAACTGCATGCTGATAACAAGCAGGATGTTCACTCTCATCTTTACTCCAGAGGGTAGAAGTATTCCTGGATCATAGTGGTGGTCTGTGCGCTTGCGTGGTTTTTGAACGTGCATTTGTAAATGCAGTCAGATATCACGTCCATGGACTCTTTCAGAACAAATCCTTAGCCCATGCAGTCTACCGCTGAATCACGTCTTGAAAATCATAGCCGCTTAATCTcagttttcagctttttctaTTATGTACAGAAATTTCTCCAGATATGTTAGTGATACTTATTTACTGTAGATCATGAATTCTCTAAATGCTTTGCAATTTTACAtccagaatattttttttacaatccTACTTAGCACTCCTTTTTTGGTTGATTTTctgtctgtgaagcactttgtaatgttaaaataatatatatataggttgttgttttttagcattagtagtagtagtggcCTGTGTTGCCTTGTGAGCTGaaagatatttaaaataaacacacttcTCAAAATATACTAATGCTTCTCAGTTTTGAGATTACTCTTAAAGCACTGTGCCTGCCCAGCACTTAACTGTACACTGTTAGGAAAAAAATAGATTAGATAAATAATTATGTGGCTGAATATCCAGATATTTGTAAGTGTTGGTGAAGACTAAGCCAGATCTTTCACATGCACAAAATCACAACTTCAGATATGTACTAATGTTTCTCACTATGGTAATATAATAAGCCAGAAAAAAGCCTTTTACACTCAAATATTGGTTAAATTAATTTGACGTGTATGTTAAGGAAAGAATAAGAAACCAAAATGAAACCCACAAACTAGCAGCAAAAGCTCTGATTGGCCAGTGTAAAAGCAGATTTGTCGGAAATAAACGAGTACGTTTAATCTACTTGTAAAAGTTAAATGTGCCACTTCATTGATTGTTTATAACTGAACACTGTAAAAGATCAGTAAATCTGGGGTAAAGTAAACAATTTTAACTATGCCACAGATTTTGTCCCAGTCCTCTTTTTACTGCTCTCAGACAGGACGGAACGTGAGGGTGAGGTCAGCACTCCGGTGTGGGATGATGTAGCGCTCCTCCCTTAAGAGACGCAGAAGCAAATCCTGGGTGTCCTGGGGCCAACGGTAGATTCTGGTACTCTGAAGCCAGCTGGGTACATGAATCTGTAAGAGAATATGAGGGGTAGCCGTGGGTTAGCATGCACAGTCAAAGTACTTAATCCTCTGGATTCATGGGCCTTTTACTTGGACCCTAACTGCCCTCATCTCTTTCCAGTTTATAGTCTACGCAAAGCTGTAAACTTTATTTGTCCTTTTCTTTTCAATCAGTTTTTTTTGGAGGGTTTTATTTCCTCACataggttttacttgtgcttccAATGCCGGGGTGATGGTGAGTGGTTTATTAAAGGGTCAGTTCACACAAATCACAAAGATGTGTTTCTTGTGTTACTACACATGATCTTTACTGGGCAGAGAGAAGTGAATGAGGTATTTTcatagacccccccccccccccccccccccaaatcatGTGTTGATCAGTCTTACCTTGGCTGCATTGGGAAACATCACAGGAACCAGTCTGAAGTTCAGGCAGCCTTGCTGGATGTACTCATTTTGAATCTGTGCCGTGTGAAAAGAAAGTCAGTGATAGAACTAAACAAAGGCTTCACTCATGAGTTAAaccaaaatgtattttccttGCCACCTAACATTGACACAATTACACATTGTGATTGATGCtctgacagaaagcagaagaatTTGACTACACTCTGCTCTGGCACACTAACACAGTGAGGAATCTAGGAGGAACGGCTCCGTTTTCGGTTCCTGGGAGGTATTTCCTCATTCTTCCATGCAATTGACATGTGAGAGGAGGTACTTTAATGATACAGAAAAGCCACAAGAGGGAGACATTGTGAGAAAATATTTGCTTCTCAGTTCCTAAGAGGCCATTTACCTGGTTGTGGATGTACTTGGTGTGCAGGCCATGCTCATCGACTCCATCTCCTTCCACATCCGCTTTGTACTTGGGGCTGATGGCCACAATGATCAGCACTGATTTCTGTCAAAACAATCCTCATTGTCAATTTTTCAGCACAGCTGTGATAAGAGTTGAAGAATTGCCTAATCAAACTCAGCCGTCACACTTACATCATTCAGAAAACGGTCCATCCATTGGTTGATACCCATGTTTCGGATTGAACTGTCAAACATGTCGAGCTGAGGAAAGGCAGAGCGAGTGAGAACATTTGAAGTGGAGTGAGCATCTGCGGGAAATCAAAGGCTGATGAATGAGTGGACTTACTGAGGGTCTGAAGCCTTGGCCCACGAgaaatttaacaaaaatgaacatttcCTTGGCTATGTCCACTGAATATGTGATAAAAACATTTCCTGTCAATGAGGgaggggaaaaacagaaaacaaaaaaaacatcagtcatTATCCTGAACAGAAGGAAACATGAAACAGAAGGGAATGATGCACGCTTTGGCACATGGTGGGACTTACTGCACTCCTCGGGAAGACTGATGGTCCTCCTGATCTCCTTCGTGCCTGATCCTGCGCCTGCAAGGTCGGAGCAACCCACGCTGACCTCATGCATCACGTCTAGAGGAGGCGTTGCATAGGGAGCCGCAGAACCACAGTGACCATTTAGAGCACCTTTAAGTTGGTGCCCATTTTGAGAGAGATTCCTGCGGAGGGAAATGATGAGAAATGACCACAGAGTGACTCACAACATACGGTATTGGGGAAAGTATTCTACCAGTGAACCAATGCTAGAATTAGTAGATCATAATGACAAACATTTTCTGGTGGGGTTGAGGCTCCTGGTGTCGACCTGCTGGGTAACCCGGGTCTTGATGACAATAATTATCGCGTCCGCGTGGGTTTGCTGGAGGGCAGCACGCGCACTGTTTCAGACAGCTTCCCTGCATTGGCATGTGGcctgcagacagacacagaggagCAGACATAAGTTCCCCTTTCGGATGGTTTAGCAGAAATGAGATGCAGATTGTCCTGCTTCTGGAATGCAATAGCACATTTAGgccatcgtagtctaaggagcttggaaagaaaagtgtctggacttgaAAACCTTTCACCTGTCATCCgaaaagcttcttcagttctaaataGCATATTTACTGTTTGTTCTTGAGTGCTAAAATTATGGTTTTAAATGATTGCTGCCTACAACCAATATTTTTTTAGTGACATTCAATATCATATGTCAAATTCATAGTCACAATATGACCAATTATAGTTATCATTTGTTATGGGACACTCGATGTTTCCATGTTATTGAGCGCCA
The genomic region above belongs to Pelmatolapia mariae isolate MD_Pm_ZW linkage group LG15, Pm_UMD_F_2, whole genome shotgun sequence and contains:
- the traf3ip2a gene encoding uncharacterized protein traf3ip2a, encoding MDPFKGPCPHHSIPVEMGETLDLERLPPCEHCNAHTETVKRLEAREFEPPQRAAQQVGLSKFPENQYKHQFRINSPAAPLSGHVNAPYTEDFWHVSLRQKVQYKQDPIGPSSQHWSHSVDDADYLEPPQPLKSDFNSINYVKMPIPHMPRHMPMQGSCLKQCACCPPANPRGRDNYCHQDPGYPAGRHQEPQPHQKMNLSQNGHQLKGALNGHCGSAAPYATPPLDVMHEVSVGCSDLAGAGSGTKEIRRTISLPEECRNVFITYSVDIAKEMFIFVKFLVGQGFRPSLDMFDSSIRNMGINQWMDRFLNDKSVLIIVAISPKYKADVEGDGVDEHGLHTKYIHNQIQNEYIQQGCLNFRLVPVMFPNAAKIHVPSWLQSTRIYRWPQDTQDLLLRLLREERYIIPHRSADLTLTFRPV